The following are from one region of the Stanieria sp. NIES-3757 genome:
- a CDS encoding Methionine adenosyltransferase: MSRRYLFTSESVTEGHPDKICDQISDTIVDALLSEDHYSRIAAEVVVNTGLVLITGEISTQAHVNYVDLARQKIAEIGYVNAENGFAANSCSVLVALDEQSPDIAQGVTSAHEQREQLSDDELDQIGAGDQGIMFGFACNETPELMPMPISLAHRMSRRLAAVRKTGELAYLRPDGKTQVSVIYEDGQPVGIDTILISTQHTETIGEITEGSGVQQKIKADLWETVVQPVFGDLSVKPDQNTRFLVNPTGKFVIGGPQGDSGLTGRKIIVDTYGGYSRHGGGAFSGKDPTKVDRSASYACRYAAKNIVAAGLADKCEVQVSYAIGVARPVSIFIETFGTGKVSEEKLLTLVKEYFEFRPAGIIQTLNMRHLPSERGGRFYQDVAAYGHFGRTDLDLPWEKTDKATLLKEQSLSGTFA, from the coding sequence TTGTCTCGTCGTTATTTATTTACCTCGGAGTCTGTCACCGAAGGTCATCCCGATAAAATTTGCGATCAAATTTCTGATACTATTGTCGATGCTTTATTATCAGAAGATCACTATAGTCGCATTGCAGCAGAAGTAGTTGTCAACACAGGTTTAGTGCTAATTACTGGAGAAATTAGTACTCAAGCTCATGTTAATTATGTCGATTTAGCTCGCCAAAAAATTGCTGAAATTGGCTATGTCAATGCAGAAAATGGATTTGCAGCTAATAGCTGTTCTGTTTTAGTTGCCTTAGACGAACAATCTCCAGATATTGCTCAAGGTGTAACCTCTGCTCACGAACAACGCGAACAACTCAGTGATGATGAGTTAGACCAAATTGGTGCAGGAGATCAAGGCATTATGTTTGGTTTTGCCTGCAATGAAACTCCTGAATTAATGCCGATGCCGATTAGTTTGGCTCATCGGATGTCTCGTCGTTTAGCAGCCGTACGTAAAACTGGCGAATTGGCTTATTTGCGTCCTGATGGCAAAACTCAAGTTTCTGTAATCTATGAAGATGGACAACCCGTCGGCATTGATACCATTCTAATTTCTACTCAGCATACCGAAACTATTGGCGAAATTACTGAAGGTAGTGGAGTTCAGCAAAAAATCAAAGCAGACCTTTGGGAAACAGTAGTTCAGCCTGTTTTTGGAGATTTGAGTGTCAAACCAGACCAAAATACTCGTTTTTTAGTTAATCCTACGGGTAAATTTGTGATTGGTGGACCTCAAGGAGATTCTGGTTTAACAGGCAGAAAAATTATTGTTGATACCTACGGTGGTTATTCTCGTCATGGTGGTGGTGCTTTTTCTGGTAAAGATCCCACTAAAGTAGACCGCAGTGCTTCTTATGCTTGTCGTTATGCAGCAAAAAATATTGTAGCTGCTGGTTTAGCTGATAAGTGCGAAGTACAAGTCAGTTATGCCATCGGTGTAGCTAGACCTGTAAGTATTTTTATAGAGACTTTTGGAACGGGTAAAGTCTCAGAAGAGAAACTTTTGACGCTAGTTAAAGAATATTTTGAATTTCGTCCTGCTGGGATTATTCAGACTTTAAATATGCGTCATTTACCTTCCGAAAGAGGTGGTCGTTTCTATCAAGATGTGGCCGCTTATGGTCATTTTGGTAGAACTGATTTAGATTTACCTTGGGAAAAAACTGACAAGGCAACTTTGCTTAAAGAACAGTCTTTGTCTGGTACGTTTGCTTAA
- a CDS encoding HAD-superfamily hydrolase, subfamily IA, variant 1, with product MVTIKCGDRAWHNIQAIIFDKDGTLEDSHNFLRELGITRARIIDAQIPGIGEPLLMAFGIDRNVLDPTGLMAVGSRQENEIAAAAYIAETGCSWFKSKQIAANAFVEADRYCQKTAVNAPMFTGSLEIIKLLSQVGLKLGILSADSTAKVEEFVKIHQLSDYIQLAMGTDRGLTKPDPQLFIQACHRLEVEPNCTVMIGDSQGDITMAQTAGAVGTIGIAWNGFDPSYLAEADVLITSWKQIQVLH from the coding sequence TTGGTGACCATTAAATGTGGCGATCGCGCCTGGCACAATATTCAAGCAATTATTTTTGATAAAGATGGTACTTTAGAAGATTCTCATAATTTTTTAAGAGAGTTAGGTATTACCAGAGCGCGGATCATTGATGCCCAAATTCCTGGGATTGGTGAACCTTTGTTGATGGCTTTTGGAATTGATCGCAATGTGCTTGATCCAACAGGATTAATGGCAGTTGGCAGTCGTCAGGAAAACGAAATTGCTGCTGCTGCTTATATTGCGGAAACTGGATGTAGTTGGTTTAAGTCAAAACAAATTGCAGCTAATGCTTTTGTTGAAGCAGATCGATATTGTCAGAAAACCGCGGTTAATGCGCCTATGTTTACAGGCAGTTTAGAAATAATTAAATTATTATCGCAAGTCGGGTTAAAATTGGGAATCCTTTCTGCTGATTCTACAGCTAAGGTAGAAGAATTTGTGAAAATTCATCAACTCTCTGATTATATTCAACTAGCAATGGGTACAGATCGCGGATTAACTAAACCCGATCCCCAATTATTTATTCAAGCTTGTCACAGATTAGAAGTTGAACCTAATTGCACGGTTATGATTGGAGACTCTCAAGGAGATATAACTATGGCTCAAACAGCAGGTGCAGTCGGTACGATTGGAATTGCTTGGAATGGCTTTGATCCGAGTTATTTAGCAGAAGCTGATGTTCTTATCACAAGTTGGAAACAAATTCAAGTTTTGCATTAA
- the rps1-1 gene encoding 30S ribosomal protein S1, whose amino-acid sequence MINQKENVTKDIGFTHEDFAALLDRYDYHFSPGDVVPGTVFSVEPKGALIDIGAKTAAYIPIQEMSINRVDDPAEVLQPNETREFFILTDENEDGQLTLSIRRIEYMRAWERVRQLQQEDATVRSNVFATNRGGALVRIEGLRGFIPGSHISAKEAKEDLVGQDLPLKFLEVDEERNRLVLSHRRALVERKMNGLEVGQVVRGSVRGIKPYGAFIDIGGVSGLLHISEISHDHIDTPHSVFNVNDELKVMIIDLDAERGRISLSTKQLEPEAGDMLKNRDLVFEKAEEMAEKYRQKLLAEAQGLTLEGEEAIAAVEATEELSEEEMVAAVEE is encoded by the coding sequence ATGATCAATCAGAAAGAAAACGTCACGAAGGATATTGGTTTTACACACGAGGATTTTGCTGCCCTCTTAGATCGGTATGATTATCATTTTAGCCCTGGAGATGTTGTACCAGGAACAGTGTTTAGCGTAGAACCTAAAGGCGCTCTGATTGACATTGGTGCTAAAACAGCTGCCTATATTCCCATTCAAGAAATGTCGATCAATAGAGTCGACGATCCTGCTGAAGTACTCCAGCCTAATGAAACTAGAGAATTTTTTATTCTCACTGATGAAAATGAAGATGGACAGTTAACTCTTTCGATTCGCCGTATTGAATATATGCGTGCTTGGGAAAGAGTAAGACAACTTCAACAAGAAGATGCTACCGTACGCTCGAATGTTTTTGCAACTAATCGAGGTGGTGCATTAGTGAGAATCGAAGGATTGCGAGGTTTTATTCCAGGTTCTCATATTAGTGCTAAAGAAGCTAAAGAAGATTTAGTAGGGCAAGATTTACCACTGAAGTTTTTAGAAGTAGATGAAGAGCGTAATCGTCTTGTGTTAAGTCATCGTCGAGCATTAGTCGAACGCAAGATGAATGGTTTAGAAGTCGGTCAAGTTGTTAGAGGCTCAGTTCGTGGAATCAAGCCTTATGGTGCATTTATTGATATTGGTGGCGTGAGTGGTTTGCTACACATTTCAGAAATTTCTCACGACCATATTGATACTCCTCATAGCGTTTTCAATGTCAATGATGAACTGAAAGTGATGATTATCGACTTAGACGCGGAAAGAGGTCGTATTTCTTTATCTACGAAGCAACTCGAACCTGAAGCAGGAGATATGTTGAAGAATCGAGATTTAGTCTTTGAAAAAGCAGAAGAAATGGCTGAAAAATACCGTCAAAAACTACTAGCTGAAGCCCAAGGGTTAACCTTAGAAGGGGAGGAAGCGATCGCAGCGGTAGAGGCAACTGAAGAACTTTCTGAAGAAGAAATGGTTGCTGCGGTAGAAGAATAA
- a CDS encoding ATP-cone domain protein, which produces MQCPYCQSTESRVLESRSTEGGQSIRRRRECLRCKHRFTTYERIEFVPITVIKRDGSRESFDRSKLVRGMIRACEKTEITYKRIESIVDEIEAQLQQSFEREFSTNEIGELVLKYLRQENEVAYIRFASVYRKFKGIKDFVETLNHLQKEDLENSEDDNIWQNLEQQNTSTPLLDCIS; this is translated from the coding sequence ATGCAATGTCCCTATTGCCAAAGTACCGAAAGTCGAGTTTTAGAATCTCGTTCTACAGAAGGTGGGCAAAGTATTCGCAGAAGAAGAGAATGTTTACGCTGTAAACATCGTTTTACAACTTATGAAAGGATTGAATTTGTACCAATTACGGTAATCAAAAGAGATGGTAGTAGAGAATCATTTGATCGTTCTAAATTAGTCCGTGGAATGATTCGAGCCTGTGAAAAAACTGAAATAACTTATAAAAGAATTGAATCAATAGTAGATGAAATAGAAGCTCAATTACAACAAAGTTTTGAAAGAGAGTTTAGTACCAATGAAATTGGTGAGTTAGTGTTAAAGTATTTGCGTCAGGAAAACGAAGTAGCTTATATTCGCTTTGCTTCAGTTTATCGTAAGTTTAAAGGCATTAAAGATTTTGTTGAAACTCTCAATCATTTACAAAAAGAAGATTTAGAAAATTCAGAAGACGATAACATTTGGCAAAATTTAGAACAGCAAAATACTTCAACTCCTTTATTAGATTGCATTTCTTGA
- a CDS encoding photosystem II protein PsbT, which produces MESVAYILILTMALAVLFFAIAFREPPRIEK; this is translated from the coding sequence ATGGAAAGCGTTGCATATATTTTAATTTTAACTATGGCATTAGCTGTTCTCTTTTTTGCCATAGCATTTCGCGAACCTCCTCGCATTGAAAAATAA
- a CDS encoding photosystem II chlorophyll-binding protein CP47 produces the protein MGLPWYRVHTVVLNDPGRLISVHLMHTALVAGWAGSMALYELALFDPSDPVLNPMWRQGMFVLPFMARLGVTGSWGGWSVTGETGVNPGFWSFEGVAAAHIVLSGLLFLAAVWHWVYWDLELFQDARTGQPALDLPKMFGIHLFLSGLLCFGFGAFHLTGLWGPGMWVSDAYGLTGHIQPVAPEWGPAGFNPFNPGGVVAHHIAAGVVGIIAGLFHLSVRPPERLYRALRMGNIETVLSSSIAAVFFAAFVVAGTMWYGNATTPIELFGPTRYQWDQSYFQTEIQRRVEDNLAAGDTLSEAWSKIPEKLAFYDYVGNSPAKGGLFRTGAMNSGDGIAQEWLGHAVFKDSEGRELSVRRMPNFFETFPVVLADSDGVVRADIPFRRAESKLSVEQAGITATFYGGALDGQTFDDPFVVKKYARKAQLGEAFAFDTETLNSDGVFRTSPRGWFTFGHACFALLFFFGHIWHGSRTLYRDVFAGVDPELEAEQVEWGFYQKVGDKSTRRGQPI, from the coding sequence ATGGGACTACCTTGGTATCGAGTCCATACAGTCGTTCTTAATGATCCAGGACGTTTAATATCCGTACACCTGATGCATACTGCTCTTGTAGCAGGATGGGCAGGTTCTATGGCTCTTTATGAGCTAGCTCTTTTTGATCCTAGCGATCCCGTACTCAACCCCATGTGGCGTCAAGGTATGTTTGTACTACCATTCATGGCCCGTCTAGGCGTTACCGGCTCTTGGGGTGGCTGGAGCGTTACTGGAGAAACTGGAGTCAATCCAGGTTTTTGGTCTTTTGAAGGCGTTGCTGCTGCGCACATCGTCTTATCTGGTTTATTGTTCCTAGCAGCAGTTTGGCACTGGGTTTATTGGGATTTAGAACTATTCCAAGATGCTCGTACAGGTCAACCTGCTCTCGATTTACCCAAAATGTTTGGGATTCACTTGTTCCTATCTGGTCTACTTTGCTTTGGTTTTGGAGCTTTCCATTTAACCGGTCTTTGGGGACCTGGTATGTGGGTATCTGATGCTTATGGACTAACTGGTCACATTCAACCAGTAGCACCTGAATGGGGACCAGCTGGATTTAATCCTTTTAATCCAGGGGGTGTAGTAGCTCACCACATTGCTGCTGGAGTTGTTGGAATTATCGCTGGTTTATTCCACCTCAGTGTTCGTCCTCCAGAAAGGCTTTATCGAGCATTGAGAATGGGTAACATTGAGACTGTACTTTCCAGTAGTATTGCTGCTGTGTTCTTTGCTGCTTTTGTAGTAGCAGGAACTATGTGGTACGGTAATGCTACAACTCCCATCGAGTTATTTGGGCCTACTCGCTATCAATGGGATCAAAGCTATTTCCAAACCGAAATTCAACGCCGTGTAGAAGACAACCTAGCTGCGGGCGATACACTTTCTGAAGCTTGGTCAAAAATTCCTGAGAAACTAGCTTTCTATGACTATGTAGGTAATAGTCCTGCTAAAGGTGGATTATTCCGTACTGGAGCAATGAATAGTGGTGATGGAATTGCTCAAGAATGGTTAGGACACGCAGTCTTTAAAGATAGCGAAGGAAGAGAGTTAAGCGTCCGACGGATGCCTAACTTTTTTGAAACTTTCCCTGTCGTTTTAGCTGATTCTGATGGTGTAGTTCGAGCAGATATTCCTTTCCGTCGTGCTGAATCTAAACTAAGTGTTGAACAAGCTGGTATTACTGCTACTTTCTATGGTGGTGCTTTAGACGGACAAACCTTTGACGATCCTTTTGTTGTTAAAAAATATGCCCGTAAAGCTCAGTTAGGAGAAGCTTTTGCATTTGATACTGAAACCTTAAATTCTGATGGTGTATTCCGCACTAGTCCCAGAGGTTGGTTTACCTTTGGTCATGCCTGCTTTGCTTTATTATTCTTCTTTGGTCATATTTGGCATGGTTCTCGTACTCTTTATCGAGATGTTTTTGCTGGTGTTGACCCAGAATTAGAAGCAGAACAAGTAGAATGGGGCTTTTACCAAAAAGTTGGAGATAAAAGTACTCGTCGCGGACAACCTATTTAA
- a CDS encoding diguanylate cyclase/phosphodiesterase: protein MNDRSLRLYALISGFKSVKTYKSKIMLIAFIGTHIPLLSMLVYVVFSHSLTLATTINLLAIALIATLLGTIATLFALHYLLAPVKLTSQALQHYLEQQKLPNLPTHFNDEVGTLMADTNRTIKQLDRLIRYTTNYNNLTGLPNQDLFQNLLQQTLAQANNNQQIGVIIVHLSSIKDINSILGRKISNLLQKKIALRLANRIKKIDILAHLSEDEFGIIKKNFKSFDELNFFTQEVIELLNKPFSLFGKEINTNPKLGITVYPFDGITAEQLLQNANTALYQIRQEEHQNCQFYSIKNNTKLQRRLAIKDQLRYALRRGELFLHYQPRLDLTNNYPVGVEALLRWQNPQLGLVPPTEFIPIAEQSKLIVSIGEWVLRSACIQQQIWQQEGLPALRISVNLSVNQFKQSNLIKRIDEILAETNFNPNYLELEVTESLFVENFEQTIRLLKQLKHRGINLSLDDFGTGYSSLSYLQQFPIDTLKIDRSFLFDIPSNTDNTSVTKGIIALAQSLNLHITAEGVENSAQLEYLKAQGCHEVQGYYFSKPLSAYNLTSFLSSYYRQLEETAS, encoded by the coding sequence ATGAATGACAGAAGTCTACGCCTCTATGCTTTAATTTCTGGCTTTAAAAGTGTCAAAACTTATAAAAGTAAAATTATGTTGATTGCCTTTATCGGCACTCATATACCACTTTTATCGATGTTGGTTTATGTAGTTTTCTCTCATTCGTTAACTTTAGCTACAACTATTAATCTTCTGGCGATCGCTTTAATTGCTACTTTACTTGGTACCATCGCAACTCTTTTTGCCTTACATTATCTGCTTGCACCAGTCAAGCTAACTTCACAAGCATTACAGCATTATTTAGAACAACAAAAATTACCTAACTTACCAACCCATTTTAATGATGAGGTAGGTACTTTAATGGCAGATACTAATCGAACTATTAAACAGTTAGATCGATTAATCCGTTACACAACCAATTACAATAATTTAACTGGATTACCAAATCAAGATTTATTTCAAAATCTTCTCCAACAAACCTTAGCTCAAGCTAACAATAATCAACAAATTGGTGTAATTATTGTACATTTAAGTAGTATTAAAGATATTAATAGTATTTTAGGTCGGAAAATAAGCAACTTATTACAAAAAAAAATTGCTTTACGACTAGCAAATCGAATTAAAAAAATTGATATACTTGCTCATCTATCCGAAGACGAATTTGGAATTATTAAAAAGAATTTTAAGAGCTTTGATGAATTGAATTTTTTCACTCAAGAAGTAATAGAATTATTAAATAAGCCTTTTTCTTTGTTTGGGAAAGAAATTAATACTAATCCAAAACTTGGTATTACTGTCTATCCTTTTGATGGCATTACAGCCGAACAACTTTTACAAAATGCTAACACTGCCCTTTATCAAATTCGCCAAGAAGAACATCAAAACTGCCAATTTTATTCAATTAAAAATAATACCAAACTCCAAAGAAGATTAGCAATCAAAGACCAACTTAGATACGCTCTCAGAAGAGGAGAATTATTTCTACACTATCAACCTCGGCTCGATCTGACCAACAATTATCCTGTTGGAGTAGAAGCCCTATTACGCTGGCAAAATCCTCAATTAGGGCTTGTTCCTCCCACAGAGTTTATTCCTATTGCTGAACAAAGTAAATTAATTGTATCTATAGGAGAATGGGTTCTTAGAAGTGCTTGTATTCAACAACAAATTTGGCAACAAGAAGGCTTACCAGCCTTGCGAATATCAGTTAATTTATCAGTTAACCAATTTAAACAAAGTAATTTAATCAAAAGAATTGATGAAATTTTGGCAGAAACTAATTTTAATCCTAATTATTTAGAATTAGAAGTTACTGAAAGTTTATTTGTAGAAAACTTTGAACAAACAATTAGACTATTAAAACAATTAAAACATCGAGGTATTAATCTTTCACTAGATGATTTTGGAACTGGTTATTCATCACTAAGTTATTTACAACAGTTTCCTATTGATACTCTTAAAATAGATCGTTCTTTCTTATTTGATATACCTTCTAACACCGATAATACTTCTGTGACCAAAGGAATTATTGCTTTAGCTCAAAGTTTAAACCTACATATTACTGCTGAGGGAGTTGAAAATTCGGCTCAACTTGAATATTTAAAAGCACAAGGATGTCACGAAGTTCAAGGGTACTACTTTAGTAAACCTCTTTCGGCTTATAACTTAACTAGTTTTTTATCTTCCTATTATCGTCAGCTTGAAGAAACCGCTAGTTAA
- a CDS encoding aldo/keto reductase has protein sequence MEKRQLGQSDVYITPILMGTWQAGQKMWVGIEDDESIKAIRAAFEAGITTIDTAEVYGEGHSEQILAQALSDVRDRVVYASKVFANHLKYEEVIKACDHSLTNLKTDYLDLYQIHWPSGSFKTELVPIEETMSALNYLKEQGKIRAIGVSNFSRSQIEEASQYGRIDSLQPPYSLFWRQVETDAMPYCIENNISILAYSSLAQGLLTGKFNRNHQFAEGDHRAKNKLFQGENYQRAQQALDQIRPLAEAHHCTLAQLSLAWLIAQPQTNAISPSRGVCAIAGARNATQATANAKATEIKLSQAEIQTIDAIGRQVTDNLDSNPVMWNW, from the coding sequence ATGGAAAAAAGACAACTTGGACAATCAGATGTCTACATTACCCCCATTCTGATGGGAACTTGGCAAGCCGGTCAAAAAATGTGGGTAGGAATAGAAGATGATGAAAGTATCAAAGCGATCCGTGCAGCTTTTGAAGCAGGAATTACTACTATCGATACAGCAGAAGTTTATGGGGAAGGACATTCAGAACAAATCTTAGCACAGGCTTTATCCGATGTCCGTGATCGAGTAGTATACGCTTCTAAAGTATTTGCCAACCACCTCAAATACGAAGAAGTAATCAAGGCTTGCGATCACTCTTTAACCAACCTTAAAACTGATTATCTTGATTTATATCAAATTCATTGGCCTTCTGGTTCTTTTAAGACAGAATTAGTCCCCATTGAAGAAACCATGAGTGCCTTAAATTATCTCAAAGAACAGGGAAAAATCCGTGCGATCGGTGTTTCTAATTTTTCTCGTAGTCAAATAGAAGAAGCCTCGCAATACGGCAGAATCGATAGTTTACAACCACCATACTCCTTATTTTGGCGACAAGTAGAAACTGATGCCATGCCCTACTGTATCGAAAATAATATTTCTATCTTAGCTTATTCTTCATTAGCTCAAGGATTACTCACAGGTAAATTCAACCGTAATCATCAATTTGCCGAAGGAGATCACCGCGCCAAAAATAAACTTTTCCAAGGAGAAAACTATCAACGCGCTCAACAAGCCTTAGATCAAATACGTCCTCTTGCTGAAGCCCATCATTGTACTTTAGCTCAATTATCTCTAGCTTGGTTAATTGCTCAACCACAAACCAATGCGATCTCGCCTTCGCGAGGCGTCTGCGCGATCGCAGGCGCACGAAATGCCACTCAAGCAACAGCTAATGCTAAAGCCACCGAAATTAAACTATCTCAAGCAGAAATTCAAACCATCGATGCAATTGGAAGGCAGGTTACAGACAATCTTGACAGTAATCCAGTAATGTGGAATTGGTAA
- the leuC gene encoding 3-isopropylmalate dehydratase large subunit, whose translation MSSKTLFDKVWDLHTVGTLPSGQTQLLIGLHLIHEVTSPQAFAMLRERGLKVLFPERTVATVDHIVPTENQARPFADDLAEEMMQALEHNTKDFGIRFYNVGSGNQGIVHVIAPEQGLTQPGMTVACGDSHTSTHGAFGAIAFGIGTSQVRDVLASQTLALSKLKVRKIEVNGELPLGVYAKDVILHIIRKLGVNGGVGYAYEYAGSTFTAMNMEERMTVCNMSIEGGARCGYINPDQVTFDYLKGRDFAPKGKDWDKAVAWWQSICSDEDAVYDDVVTFDAAEIEPTVTWGITPGQGIGISETVPTAESLADSEKAIASEAYQYMQLTPGNPIKGTKIDVCFIGSCTNGRISDLREAAKFAKGHHVAAGVKAFVVPGSERVKQQAEAEGLDQIFTEAGFEWREPGCSMCLAMNPDKLQGDQISASSSNRNFKGRQGSATGRTLLMSPAMVVAAAVKGEVTDVRELEQVS comes from the coding sequence ATGTCTTCAAAAACACTCTTCGATAAAGTTTGGGACTTACATACAGTTGGCACACTCCCTTCAGGTCAAACTCAACTATTGATTGGCTTACATTTAATTCATGAGGTTACGAGTCCTCAAGCCTTTGCCATGCTTCGAGAAAGAGGCTTAAAAGTCTTATTTCCAGAACGTACTGTGGCAACAGTAGATCATATTGTACCGACTGAAAATCAAGCACGTCCTTTTGCTGACGATTTAGCAGAAGAAATGATGCAAGCGCTAGAACACAATACCAAGGATTTTGGGATCAGATTTTATAATGTCGGTTCTGGTAATCAAGGCATCGTTCATGTCATTGCACCCGAACAAGGTTTAACTCAACCAGGGATGACAGTTGCTTGTGGCGACTCCCATACTTCTACTCATGGTGCGTTTGGCGCGATCGCTTTTGGGATTGGTACGTCCCAAGTGAGGGATGTTTTGGCTTCGCAAACCCTAGCTTTATCCAAACTCAAAGTCCGTAAAATTGAGGTTAACGGCGAATTACCTCTCGGAGTTTATGCCAAAGATGTCATTCTTCATATCATTCGTAAACTAGGAGTTAACGGCGGTGTCGGTTACGCCTATGAATATGCAGGAAGTACCTTTACTGCTATGAATATGGAAGAAAGGATGACTGTCTGTAATATGTCCATTGAAGGGGGTGCGCGCTGCGGTTATATCAACCCCGATCAAGTTACGTTTGATTATCTTAAAGGTAGAGATTTTGCCCCAAAAGGCAAAGACTGGGACAAAGCGGTGGCATGGTGGCAAAGTATTTGTAGCGACGAAGATGCTGTTTATGATGATGTCGTTACTTTTGATGCTGCTGAGATCGAACCTACTGTAACTTGGGGAATTACTCCAGGACAAGGTATTGGTATTAGTGAAACTGTTCCAACTGCCGAGAGTTTAGCCGATAGTGAAAAAGCGATCGCATCAGAGGCGTATCAATATATGCAACTGACTCCAGGCAACCCAATTAAAGGCACAAAAATCGATGTCTGTTTTATCGGTAGCTGCACCAATGGGAGAATCAGCGATCTTAGAGAAGCTGCCAAATTTGCTAAAGGACATCATGTCGCAGCAGGAGTCAAAGCTTTTGTTGTTCCTGGTTCAGAAAGAGTCAAACAACAAGCAGAAGCAGAAGGATTAGATCAAATCTTTACCGAAGCTGGTTTTGAATGGCGCGAACCTGGTTGTTCGATGTGTTTGGCAATGAATCCCGATAAACTTCAAGGCGATCAAATTAGTGCTTCTTCTTCCAATCGTAACTTTAAAGGTCGTCAAGGTTCAGCTACTGGTAGAACTTTATTGATGAGTCCAGCAATGGTAGTTGCTGCTGCTGTCAAAGGAGAGGTAACAGATGTCAGGGAATTAGAACAAGTTAGCTAA
- a CDS encoding nitrogen regulatory protein P-II: protein MKKIEAIIRPFKLDEVKIALVNAGVVGMTVSEVRGFGRQKGQTERYRGSEYTVEFLQKLKIEIVVEDNQVDMVVDKIIAAARTGEIGDGKIFVHPVDEVIRIRTGERNLEAV from the coding sequence TTGAAAAAAATTGAAGCAATTATTCGTCCTTTTAAATTAGATGAAGTAAAAATCGCTTTAGTCAACGCAGGGGTTGTTGGTATGACAGTCTCTGAAGTGCGAGGTTTTGGTAGACAAAAAGGACAAACTGAAAGATATCGTGGTTCAGAATATACCGTCGAATTTCTCCAAAAACTCAAAATTGAAATAGTAGTCGAAGATAACCAAGTAGATATGGTAGTAGATAAAATTATTGCTGCTGCTAGAACAGGTGAAATTGGTGATGGCAAGATTTTTGTCCATCCCGTCGACGAAGTTATTCGTATTCGTACAGGAGAAAGAAATCTCGAAGCGGTTTAA